The segment TCGCGCATCTGGACGCCAAGGGAGATGGCCGCCGCATAGAGCAGGACAACGCCCCAGTTGACGCCGGTATTGATGTCCTGCCACCGGACCAGCCCTGTGACCAGGAACAGGGTGGCCCCGAGGATGGCGACGGTGCCCATGCCCACCTTGGACGAGAATCCCACCCACCCGATCAGGGTGAACAGGAACAGGGCGATGGCCAGGTAATGACGGCCTGTCAGCCCTCCCTCGCTCCGCACCTGGGCCTTGAGCTGCTCCACGGCCGGTCCGAGGTCGGTGATCTCGGTCCTGAAGGTGCGGCGCAGGATCAGGTGCATCAGCGGCAACTGGATCAGAAAGACCGGGTAGGCGTAGACCATCCACTTGAAATAGCTGACCCGGAACTGGTGGGTGGCCGGATCGTCGGCCGAGTAGAAGAAGTCGCGCAGGTAGTCGATCATGATGGCGTTGCGCGCCCCGCCCGAGGGGGTGCCGATGCCGGCCATGGCGCAGGCATAGGAGATGGAGAAGAGCAGCAGCACGGCCAGGGCGCGCCGCCGGTTTTCGTCGTCCGTGGCCAATTGGAGCAGGGAGAGGGCCACGGGCAGCATCATGGCCGCCACCGTGTGCTCGCCGATGAACGAGGCGAGCAGACCCGAAAAGATCGAAATACCAAACGCTATGTTGTATGTATTCGAACCTGTAATACTGACGATGAGCAGCGCCAGCCGCTTGTCCAGTTTCTGTTTGACCAGGGCCACGGCCAGCATGAGGGAACCCATGATGAACAGGACCGAGTCCTTCATCAGCGAGCTGGCCACCAGGGACGAATCCAGCCCGAGCAGAAAGACCTGACCCAGGATGATGAGCAGGGCCACGGCGGGCAGGGGGATGGGCTCGGTCACGAAAAGGATCGTGGCCCCGGCGGTCATGATCAACACCCTCCACCCCTCGGGGGAGACCCCCTCGGGCACGGGTGCCACAAGCATGACGGCCTGGATGGCCAGGGTGATGAGAAACCAGCGTTTCTCGCGAAGAAAATGTATCACGATAGGATGAACATACACGAGTTCGCGGGTTGTCGCCAGTCCTGGCAAGGGATTTTGGATACCGTCCGTTCCGGGAGGCGTCTTTTCATTTCTGCCCGGTTGGGGTAAATTCAACTGCCCGGCGTGTTCGCGCCGACCACAACCTTTAGTCGGAAGCCCAGGAGGCGCCCGTGAAGCGCACCATATCCGCCCTGGCTCGCAACGAGCCCGGCGTACTGGCCAAGATGGCCGGAGAGTTTGGCCGGTATGCGGCCAACATCCTTTCCCTGGCCGCCGGGGAGACCGAAAACCCCGAGGTCTCCCGCATCGTGGCCTGCATTGAGGGAGACGACGCGGCCATTGACGCCATCACCCGACACCTTGAGGCCCTGGACACCATCATCCAGGTGGACGACCTCTCGCGCAACGACTTTGTGGACCGCGAGCTGGTGCTGGTCAAGGTGGAGATGGACCCGGCCCGCACCGCCCAGCTGATGCAGGTCTTTGAGGTCTTCCGGGCCAGCGTGGTGGGCATGGGGCGTGAGACCATCACCGTGGAAATGGCCGGAGACCAGGGCCGGGTGGAGGGACTCATCCACATGCTCAAGCCTTATGGCATCAAGTCCCTGTGCCGTTCGGGCATGATCGCCCTCAAGCGCGGGGACGAGTAGCCCGTGGCCGCCTGCGCCGTGATCCCCAGCCAGGAGCCGGTGACCAGTCTCGACGGGCTGGTGCGGGCTGCCCTGGCCCGAGGGCCGGGCGTGCCCATGCCCCGCGTGGCCATCGCCCGTTCGGCCGAGGGATTCGTGCTCAGGGCGGGCATCGAGGCCTTTGAAAAGGGCATCGCGGAGCCCATTCTCATCGGCGATATGGACGCGACCCGGCGCATCGCCGACGAGCGCGGGCTGGACATCTCCCGGTTCCGGGCCATCGAAATGGCCGACGACCAGGGGGCCGTGGCCGAGGCTGTCCGTCTCTTTCGCCAGGGCGAGGCCCAGTTGATAATGAAGGGGCTGGTCTCCACCGCCACGCTGCTCAAGGCCGTGCTCGACAAGGAGACCGGCGTACCGCATCCTTCGCGCATCCTCAGCCATGTTTCGGTTTTCGAGTCGCCCCTGGACGGGCGGCTCATGCTCATGACCGATCCGGGTGTGAACATCAGCCCCACGCTGCAGCGCAAGGCGGACATTCTGCGAAACGCCCTGGACGTGGCCCGCTGCCTGGGCATGGCCGCGCCCCGTGCGGCCATCCTGGCGGCCACCGAGAAGGTCAACTACCCGGCCATGCCCGCCACCCTGGACGGCGACATCCTGACCAAGATGGCGGCCCGTGGCGAATTCGGCGACGCAGTGGTGTCCGGGCCGCTTTCCCTGGACCTGGCCGTGTCCGCCGAGATCGCGGCCTGCAAGCGATACGAAGGGCCGGTGGCCGGATGCGCCGACATCCTGGTGACGCCGGACATCGAGGCGGGCAACATCCTTTACAAATGCCTGTCCGTGTTCAGCGCACGGGTCATGGCCGCCGTTGTGGTCGGCAGCCGGGTCCCCGTGGTGGTCCCCTCCCGCGGCGACTCCAACGCAAGCAAATTCCACTCCATAGCCCTGGCCAGCCTGCTCGCCCTGCGCGGCTGCGGCTAGGCGGCCCGCAACCCCGGCCAAAGCGCCCGCAGGAGACGCCATGCGCGTGTTTGTCATCAACCCCGGCTCCACTTCCACCCGACTCGCCCTGTACGAGGACGATCGCCCCGTCCTTGTCAGGGAGCTGCGCCACCACAAGGCCGAGATAGCCCGTTTCGCCCGCGTCGCCGATCAATTCCGGTACCGTCTGGCCGCGGTGGAGGCCGTGCTCGGCGAATGGAAAACAGACCCCGCAGACCTGGACGGTGTTGCCGGACGCGGCGGCCTGCTGCGTCCCCTGGAAGGGGGTGTTTACATTGTGTCTGACGAAATGCTTATCGATTTGGAATCAGCCCGCCACGGGGAGCATGCCTGCAACCTGGGAGCGCCTCTGGCCCGTGAGCTGGCGGACAGGGCCGGGGTGGAGGCGTACATCGTCGACCCGGTGGTCACGGACGAGCTGGCCGAGGTTGCCCGGTTCACCGGACTGCCCGGAATCCGCCGCCGCAGTCTGTTCCATGCCTTGAGCCAGCGCGGCGCGGCCCGCACGGCAGCGGCCCGGCAGGGAGCGGGGTATGATGAGGCGGATTTCATCGTCTGCCACATGGGCGGGGGCATCTCCATCGGCGCCCATCGGCGCGGCCGGGTGGTGGAGGTGGTCAACGCCCTGGACGGCGAGGGACCTTTCTCGCCCGAGCGCACGGGCGGCCTGCCCCTGGTGCCTCTGCTGGAGCGGATCGAGCGTGGCGAGGGCACTCCGGCGGAGTTTCGGCGCATGATCCAGCGCGAAGGCGGGCTCTTTGCCCACCTGGGGACCAACGACCTGCGCGAGGTGCTCGCCCGCATGGACCAAGGGGACGAGCCGGCCTCAATGGTTTTCCACGCCCTGGCCTACGGCGTGTCCCGGTACATCGGCTCGCTGGCCCCGGTTCTGGCCGATGGTTCCGGCCGGGTCGCGGTGGCGGCAGTGGTGCTCACGGGCGGCCTGGCCAGAAGTGATCGCCTTGTCAATGAAATCAAGCGGATGGTCGGCTATCTCGGGCCAGTGGAGGTGGTCACTGGCGACGAGGAAATGGCTGCCCTGGCTTCCGGAGTGGGCCGGGTGCTGCGCGGCGAGGAACAGGCCAAGGACTACGACGCATCCCGGCCGTGAGGTCCAGAGGCCGGAAATCCTTCGGCCTTATCCGTTGACCGGGCCTGCCCGGCCTGCTACCGAAGAGGACGGCCCATGATCTCGGGAGCGCGAGCCCTCTGTCGCCGGAGGGCTGAATATAATTGCCACGCCCGGCGGTGTTCCCTAGGTTCCCCCCAGGGTTGTCCGGGCCGGACGATCCACTCCAGGCAGCAAGGACAGCAAGAGAATGGGATCGCTTTTTTCCAACACCATCTCCCTGCGAACCAGCGTCGGCATCACGGACGCCGAGTTTGTGCAGTTGCGCGACTTCATCTACGAGAAGTGCGGCATCTATGTGGACATCAAGCGCAAATATCTCTTTGAGAGCCGTTTTTCCAAGCGATTGGCCGAGTTGGGGCTGCCCGGCTTTGCCGACTATATCAAGTACCTCAAGTTCGACAGCCGCAAGAACGAGGAACTGGCCCGTCTCTTCGAGCTGGTGACCACCAACGAGACGAGCTTCTGCCGCGACGGCAAGCAGCTGGAAGCCTTTCAGGACAAGGTGCTCAAGGAAGCGCTGGACCGTCAGCGCAAGGCCGGGCGGCTGGAGTTGAACATCTGGTCCGCAGGCTGCTCGTCGGGCGAGGAGCCCTACACCCTGTCCATTCTTTTGCACGAGACCCTGCGCGCCGAGCTGCCGCGCTGGCGCATCGCCATCACCG is part of the Pseudodesulfovibrio alkaliphilus genome and harbors:
- a CDS encoding CheR family methyltransferase, with the protein product MGSLFSNTISLRTSVGITDAEFVQLRDFIYEKCGIYVDIKRKYLFESRFSKRLAELGLPGFADYIKYLKFDSRKNEELARLFELVTTNETSFCRDGKQLEAFQDKVLKEALDRQRKAGRLELNIWSAGCSSGEEPYTLSILLHETLRAELPRWRIAITAVDLSRAMIERAKEGVYGDYAFKTTPDDIRQRYFTKDPGGWRIKPEVARLVAFHEMNLNDPLALKRVPRSHIVFCRNVVIYFDDAMKRKVVSAFYDNLLPGGYLMLGHSETLHKVSSSFKPVYHPGTIAYLKEG
- a CDS encoding phosphate acyltransferase — translated: MPRVAIARSAEGFVLRAGIEAFEKGIAEPILIGDMDATRRIADERGLDISRFRAIEMADDQGAVAEAVRLFRQGEAQLIMKGLVSTATLLKAVLDKETGVPHPSRILSHVSVFESPLDGRLMLMTDPGVNISPTLQRKADILRNALDVARCLGMAAPRAAILAATEKVNYPAMPATLDGDILTKMAARGEFGDAVVSGPLSLDLAVSAEIAACKRYEGPVAGCADILVTPDIEAGNILYKCLSVFSARVMAAVVVGSRVPVVVPSRGDSNASKFHSIALASLLALRGCG
- a CDS encoding SLC13 family permease, producing MIHFLREKRWFLITLAIQAVMLVAPVPEGVSPEGWRVLIMTAGATILFVTEPIPLPAVALLIILGQVFLLGLDSSLVASSLMKDSVLFIMGSLMLAVALVKQKLDKRLALLIVSITGSNTYNIAFGISIFSGLLASFIGEHTVAAMMLPVALSLLQLATDDENRRRALAVLLLFSISYACAMAGIGTPSGGARNAIMIDYLRDFFYSADDPATHQFRVSYFKWMVYAYPVFLIQLPLMHLILRRTFRTEITDLGPAVEQLKAQVRSEGGLTGRHYLAIALFLFTLIGWVGFSSKVGMGTVAILGATLFLVTGLVRWQDINTGVNWGVVLLYAAAISLGVQMRDTGAAAWVAGLFMNGLAPLGMDRGIGLLAAVMLLTTLLTNTMSNGAAVAVLGPIVLSIAMGTGSNPLAVGMVTAMSSAFAYFTVIGTPASTIVHSSGYLRPSDFMKVGWRMALMSFAVMLLASKLYWPLVGLPLVRP
- the buk gene encoding butyrate kinase, translating into MRVFVINPGSTSTRLALYEDDRPVLVRELRHHKAEIARFARVADQFRYRLAAVEAVLGEWKTDPADLDGVAGRGGLLRPLEGGVYIVSDEMLIDLESARHGEHACNLGAPLARELADRAGVEAYIVDPVVTDELAEVARFTGLPGIRRRSLFHALSQRGAARTAAARQGAGYDEADFIVCHMGGGISIGAHRRGRVVEVVNALDGEGPFSPERTGGLPLVPLLERIERGEGTPAEFRRMIQREGGLFAHLGTNDLREVLARMDQGDEPASMVFHALAYGVSRYIGSLAPVLADGSGRVAVAAVVLTGGLARSDRLVNEIKRMVGYLGPVEVVTGDEEMAALASGVGRVLRGEEQAKDYDASRP
- the ilvN gene encoding acetolactate synthase small subunit, yielding MKRTISALARNEPGVLAKMAGEFGRYAANILSLAAGETENPEVSRIVACIEGDDAAIDAITRHLEALDTIIQVDDLSRNDFVDRELVLVKVEMDPARTAQLMQVFEVFRASVVGMGRETITVEMAGDQGRVEGLIHMLKPYGIKSLCRSGMIALKRGDE